AATAAAGCAGCTAATGGAATAAGTAAAATatcaaatattaataataatagatgtaataatttaaataataaaattaattataacaatgaaataaaaagtagTACAAAAAATGCAGtaaaatcttttaaaaaagaaaaaataaatgatttatatagaaaaaataagcaAACTTTTTCTTCATTCATTATACCTcaagataaagaaaatacaCAAAacaatgatgaaaaaaaaaaaaaaaatccatATGATACATGTAAAGAAAGTAAGTTAAGTACTTTGATAAAAAGAGTGAGATGCTTAACCTCTTTTGAAAATGTTAAAGATTTAGAAAATactgaagaaaataataaaaaaaatattttattattattaactagAGATTTTAGAATAAATGACAACTGGGCTCTTATATATGCTTATGAaattgcaaaaaaaaaaaaaaacaatttattaGCTTGTACATATTTAAATAGAAAAGAAGAAGTTCCTGAAAGATATATAGACATAAAATTgaaagtattaaaaaatttagaagaaagttttaaaaaagtaaatattcCTTTCTATCTTTTAACTATATTTATGATAGATGAATTTATGGAATTTCTAAGGATTCATGAAATCAATACTATTGTTTGTGATTTTCATCCATTATCAGagcaaaaaatttttattgaaaacTTAGTGCATTTAtctaacaaaaaaaaaattaaagtttttCAAGTAGACTCACATAATGTTGTTCCTCTATGGGTAACATCTAAAGTCGAAGAGCATTCTGCTAGAACTATAAGaccaaaaattaaaatgcaTTTGCCTACATTTCTAacagaatatataaaattagaatCTTTTGAACAAAATCTGAAGTATCCAGAACCATTTGAAATTGATGatgtatttaaaaagttaACTGTATACAAATCTTGCCCTCTTCTATCAAATTTTGTATGCACTGAAAAAAAAGCTCACgaaattttagaaaatttctgtaaaaaaaaattagataaatttaatttaaagagAAATGATCCCAATGGCGACTCAAACAGCCAATTGTCGCCCTATTTAAATTTTGGAATTATATCTGCTCAAaggtaatttaaaaaataaaatgtaaaaatattaaaattttatcttttttatttctcttaaaaattaaaacgaTTTTTttaactcttttttttttcttgtttctTGCATATATTTCTTCTAATCttcttatataatttatcagtttttttttgttccttttatgaaatattaacactgtttttttttttttatatctttttatatatgaaaatttttgttataatttttccattttttagATGTGTACTGGAAGTGAATAAGTACGCTCACAGTAATCCATCCATAAATACAGTAAGTGGAAAAGAATCttttaatgaagaaataataataagaaaGGAGCTAGCtgataatttttgttattataataaaaattataataattataatggaGGAAAAAATTGGGCTAAAGAAAGTTTAAAAAAGCATGATTCAGATAAAAGAGAATACTTATATGAGTATgatgattttaaaaatgcaAAAACTCATAATGACCTATGGAATTGTTGCCAACTACAATTAATTAAAGAAGGTATCATTCATGGATATTTAAGAATGTACTGggcaaaaaaaatattgaattgGTCAGAAAATTCTAAGACCGCTTTAAAATATGccattaaaataaatgatgatTTTGCTATTGATGGAAAAAGTCCTAATGGATATGTTGGGGTTATGTGGTCTATTATGGGTGTGCATGATCAAGGTTGGAATGAAAGAAGCATTTTTGGAAAAATTAGATTTATGAACTATAATGGatgtaaaagaaaatttgatATTAACATGTACATGTCAAAATATCCAAAAGGTAAAGAAAATGCATTAACTGTGCAGAAAATACCAACCATAACTtttgtaaattatttaaaaaaaagaaaaaatagtgCTAATATTAgcgaagaaaaaaaaaaaaaaaaagagtaaaaaagataatcctatttataattcttgtattaaaaatgatattttaaattttatatattttataagttcaaattgtttttttaaaaaactgtgggggaaaaaaaaaagaataagaGTTGTTAAAATACAAACATAAAaacttaatttaaaaatttatacaatAACGAAAagaataaagtaaaataaaataaaaatttatacaatgaatatttttcctttgtaatttttttattttaaatatataagttttattCTGATATTTATTCTCGTAAATTATgcattacatatatatatatatatatatgcttattaattttatataaaaattatatatataatacatatattacatttatataagacaaatgtttttattaattttactttattaaaAACAGTATATGGAAAAAATGTAGaaattttgattttattataaatttaataattttaatggtagagaattatttataaatacatattgaaaacaaaaaaaaaaaaaaaaaaaaaaccaaaTAAAATgaccatttttattttaattttaaatgattaaATAAAACATCTTTCGCAACTTTTGCTTTTTTCTGTATATAAGCTGAACCATTATAAGGTccacttttttcatttaatttgtGTAGAATTAGGTGcctattatttatttcatctttTAAAGACAttaattcctttttatttaaatttttatatatcttatttttgtctaaattcaatatatttaaagCTTCTTCAACGTTCATACAAGAATTATACTTTTCTTTTATGAAATTTgtgttttttttgtttttaataatttctttgTATGCCTAAAGAATTatgcataataaaaaaaaattataacatatatatatatttaagttTAAAAATAAGTTAAAGAAAATGGATGTTAttactttatataattattaatacataattaaaataaaactatgatttcatatttaataaataagcACATTTCATataagttttaaaaaaaaaaaaggataacattatattttacatatagAAGCAATAATATCccttataatttattttatctacttcaataatacaataaatttatatatatatatatatagtttatttttactctccctaaatatatttatatatattcatttttatttctaagtTAATATTACTTGTATAAGCGCTTTACTCAATGCTGTTGAAGTTACAATCAAAAACTGAAAAACAAATTGGCTCAATGGTCTAAAAGGtaacatttttaaatttatttttaaaattttctccaattaaaaaaaaaataaatgaataaaagaaagaatTATTTCTATTCTTCAAAAAACTTAAATCATTtgaaatttttcaaaatcatATTTTgccattattaaaaaaaaaaaattaataaaaatatgaaataaaaaaatgaataaaaaatattattttaaaaatataaaagaaacaacagcattcataatttttttttttttttaaggttatattaatttttaatggaaattttttattgaaaacaTATGCATTAATTTgaagaaattttttcttgttagttaaatatcaaaaatttttatattttttgatttataattatgtaatatataaatattaatttatgcTTTAtggaataatttttttttttaatatatattttgggtttttttttaagttaatttttttaaatttcataaatttaaatatgataaataattcaaaatatttcCTTCTCAAAAATGAATCTACAAAaggtattaataaaaaacaacaaaaaagaaaacttttaatttatatatatattaccaAAGTTATTAGGCTCtgaacaaaatatatttattttttttaaaaataaaaaaaaaaaaagtatatatttctttttattaaatacaattattttagtatttatacatttttttttttttttttgttcttgtTAAATTATAGTAACACCATATTTAGCTAAAccatttattaatataaattttttaaacacTGAAGAATTACCCTATTGGTTAAGTGATGAACATGtatatacatacatataaatgaattatttaaaaaagaatgaaaaaaaaaaaaaaatatatcaatagATACTGTTTAAGTTGTATaacaatatttttcttattttttaaggcttattatataaaagaaaatatgaaaatattcaattttaatataatacatttactcatttatattataattactacagataaaaaaatctaatataatatttaattcaaaGATAATTGCTCATCCAGTATATGTAGCTCAAACAATTCATAAATACAAACCATCGAATATTCCTCaagtatattataaaaaaaattaatttcttaaataatatttaaactttatatttttttatgaaacatttataaattttttttttttaaataaaaaaaagatagcTATATTCGGAAAATCGAATGTTGGTAAATCTAGCTTAATAAATGCTCTTCTGAATTATAGAGAAGTTGCACAAGCATCTAAAACAcctgtaaaaaaaaaaaggaaaaaaaatataacaaaataagaaaaaaataaagatattatataaaaaaaaatgatatatatatatatatttataaaaagaaaggagtatctttaaaaaaataagatagagtgaaatatatatttttttctttaaaaatagaatttcattaataaaaaaattatttaggGTAGAACTAGacatttgtttatttttaatttattaaactaTTTATCTATTGTTGATTTGCCTGGTTATGGATATGCAAAAGTTTCAAAAAATTTACGTGATAATTGGTCTATTTTGATTgaagaatatttaaatagggcaaaaaatttaaagcGTGCTTTATGCTTAATTGATTGCACTGAATTATTTAGTACGTATGATTTTATCTTATTAGATATGCTAATAACTAAGAAGGTTCCATTTCAAATAATAGTTACaaaaattgataaattaaaagtaaaaatatatattatttttatttaaatatcatTAGTTTCAAAATTGAGCTTGAAATAAGtaacttttttaatagtaatacaaaattatttatttttttattttttaattgtagGTTAATGAATTACATAATTTAATGGTTAAGATCCTTTCGATATtagataattataaaaaaaaagtaaacttatttaatgaaaatgcatataaaaaaaataataatttaaaaaaggaaatatacGAATTTAACATAAATGAATATTTGCATAATGTATCaagtttaaaatatttcGGTATTCAAGAATTAAGAACAAATCTAAGTTTAATAGCATTGGATAActtaaattcaaaaaaattaaaaaattcatgAAATTAATCaataatatatgtatatttatattttgtattCTTTCATTTTCTCTCTCTgtctttataaatatattcatatacatatatttttacatcaatttttaatagtattttttttttttttttgttattacgTTTTATGAAaactttaataaattatttatcttaagaaaaaaaaaaaaagttaattttctttaaaatgaaaacttttaaaaattataaaatttttttttaaatatcatAAGATTTCTTGGTAAATAAactagaaaaatataaaaaggttCAATGTATTCTATATATGCATGTTGGATAATAAGGTAAtactattttataataaattataaaattttatataaaaataaaatatatatatattggtttttaaaatgtaatatatttaaaaataataaaatatttgaatCAAATATATAATGCTCTTTAATgaagtaaaatattttacaaaattacACAGTAACttgtaaaaagaaatatgatcttatatttgtttaatatattaaaaaaatcatattttttctaaaattttacagtatcaaaaaaaaagtatatcaTAGAACaagatataaaataaaaaatttttaaaaaatagatcTAAATTCATGAATTTTAACATGACACCaatgtgaaaaaaaaaaaaaaaaaaaaaaagacctAGTCACATATACAATTGATcttatttctaaaaaaaaaaaattttttatagataTGCCCTTAAaagtatatgtatatattcaTGATCAgacattttttttgtagatCTAGTgtcataatatttatttttttttttttttttctacattAAAATGTACAACCAATTtgaaaaaagtttttttttttttaatgtgaatttaaattattttaaaaaaaacttaataaattatttcaaaaaatattttgtatgctctatattttttattttataagaataacatatttttttcttttttataaaaagtgatataaaaatttatatatatacttaaaattattataattgttattttttatattttaatttcttttttttcatatctcTATGCAAccatttaagaaaaattaacactttatatttacttaaaatttgtattttatttaatattttttactttacatatatttacattttttttcttcagttattatatatagaaCCCAATTTACTTGTTATAATcttattatttcttattttatttccatCCTCATCtttgaaataaatttataaacagtatattcttatattttaaaaaatttgaataaatGGAAGCTCAAAGACATATAAAACTAACTCCAAACCAAACAACTCCAGTTGTTTTAGTTGTAGGAGATCCTGGTAGAGTTGATAAAGTAAAATTGTTATGCGACTCTTATGTTGATTTGGCTTTTAATAGGGAATATAAAAGTGCTGAATGCCATTATAAAGGTCAGAAATTTTTATGTGTAAGTCACGGTGTTGGATCTGCTGGTTGTGCAATTTGTTTTGAAGAATTAATTCAAAATGGAGCAAAAGTTATAATAAGAGCAGGATCTTGCGGGACCCTTCAACCACAAGAAATGAAAATAGGAGATATTTGCATATGTAATGCAGCAGTTAGAGAAGATAGAGTTTCTCATTTATTAGTGCATGCAGACTTTCCTGCTGTAGGAGATTTTGATGTTTTCGatacattaaataaaagCGCTGCTGAATTAAAAGTACCTATTTTCAATGGAATTAGTTTATCTTCAGATTTATATTAtccaaataaaattattccaTCAAGATTGGAAGATTATGCAAAAACAAATGTAGCTGTTGTAGAAATGGAATTAGCCACTTTAATGGTTATAGGAACTTTAAGAAAAGTAAAAACTGGTGGAATATTTATTGTTGATGGTTGTCCACTTAAATGGGATGAAGGAGATTTTGATAATAACTTAATTCCTGAAAAATTAGATCAAATGATTAAAATATCATTAGAAGCATGCTCACGTTTAGCtgcaaaatataaataaataaaaaaagaaaaattcacatataattaaaaaaaaatatgcatatttataaaaagaaaattttattcgAAATTATTTTGactatacatttttttttttcgtttctATTTGCATTATTTTATCCTTTTACAgaaaatattcataatattacaatatatctttttttagtataatacctaataattaatatgtacaatatatattattatttttttttttttttctagtaGTATCAtctatttaaaaaacatattgaagtatacaaaattttaaaagttcAAAGTATATTAAggatttttaataaaaaaaaaaaaagaatacatagataaataaaaattaaaaatattccaATGTTAActgaatgaaaaaaaaataaaataaaataaagtaataaataattaaattcaGAAATGTCTTAAGAAcaagaattattaaaaaaaaaaaaaaaaattcaaaatgtgaaattttaattaaaataaaaaaaggagtTATTTTTGGTTTAATAAATGCAactcatttaaaaaatctccctgaaaaaaaaaaaaaaaattatatttaaataattaaattaaatgaatatatatataatttaaaaaaaataaaataaattgaaaaaaaaaaatgaattgattttatttcattactATTGTTATATGTTGAAGTAAAttagtttttttataaaataattcaaataaaactTCAGAAGAATAAAAAGGAAGTTGcctgaattaaaaaaaaatgtatatatataaaatatggcATTATTACAATTGTGTATTAAaggaataataataaaaataattttcctgctttttttttttttctgctatgttctttattttatattattttccttaCTTTAATAAGTCatcaaataatatatttttaactaAAAAACTATCAGTTCTTTTGTAaagatttaaaataattgatTGAATAAAAAAGTCTGGTTTTAAATGAGTGTTTAAATTTAAAGCTAAATttggaaaaatatatttttttataattttatatatttctttaaaaaaaataaataatttattattcaatggataaaataaatggaTGCTCCCGTCATTAGAAATAGATAAAACAGAATTTGatttttcatctttatttaatgcgtttataaatttaataattcttctattaaaattgaaataattaAAGATATATAGATTATCAATGTCTTGGTAGTTTTTATAAGAGAATATCAAGAAATTGTTGTATACATCCATTGctataatagaaatatatgaattataaataacataatggcaacataaaatatttaaattatgacTGTAAAAGTTTTTTGATATTGATATAATGCTTCTACTATCATGTTGTTGTTCataattatacatatttatatatataccttTATATAGATCAgcaattataataaaatttttcactatttttatatcactgatataaaaattattatcaataAAAGCACCTTTTGTGAAatcattatcatttatttcatGAATATATAATCTAGAATTAATGCAATGAAGAATGTTACAATAACaattattattagtattattaCCAACATCccaattatttaaattattgtcTTTGTATTCTCCTTCTACATTgtaattttctatattatcaTTTCTTACATTATTCTTATAGTTTttgctattattattatcattataaaaataaaaaggatatATTTGAGATACTGAACTATTGTAAGTCTTCTTTAAGTATACAattaattttccttttttttttacttcacttaaattattttctttacaGCGTTCCACTTCTAAGTTATCATAATAATTCTGTAAAttgtttttcttattttcatatgtataattattattataatcattattgctatcattattattattattattattgtcatccttactattattattattattactgtcatccttattattattactactttcattgttattaaaatatccattatttatattacaaTTTGAATTTCTTAtgatttcattttcattatatcttaaaaatatattgctAAAATCAAGTATGTAAATATTGCCTTGTGTTTCGATTCTTTCATTAATGTTTAAACTTGTACTAATGTAAATGTactctttattatttaagtaTCCAAAAGAAACACACTGAATCTCCTCACTATGctcaaaaatataatatccATAGacatttttactattttcatGGAATAGTAGTAGTTTATAGTATTTTGTAAATGTTTTAACTGATTGaactaatttattattttttcttacttTCTCATCATGTAATACATTTGCTACTTCTTCTACATTATTGGatataaaactttttattttatgtgtATATTGATTATTAATACAATCATCTAGGTAAGCATTTGGTATACATTGTATTTCTTCATTTCTATAtaaactattattttttaattcatcttTTTGAATGtttatcctttttttcaataatttttttaagcaATAATATTCATCGTATTTAATTCGAAAAATTACACATATAACCTTCCCAGATgttattttgtatttttggCACTGGTTATGTTCACTACTATTTACATAACAGTTATTTAAattcttattttctttttcagaAAGATCAACCATATTAGATGATTCTTccatatctttattattaacttTATGTAATAcccttttcattttttttttttttttgcttgttttttttaaaatatattcaaattTAGATATAgacattttataaatatatggaTAAGTAATAAATGTTTTCGAAATAAAATCATcattaaatgataaatttaTCACATTAtgcttttttataaaaagaatttcatttttcatttttaaataatcttcattaaaataaaataaatttcccAAAAAGAAATTCTTATTTATCgcatgaaaaatataatttttctgtTCTTTTATCTCATAATAATTATAGatgtttttatattcataatcATTTATACTAAATATAGAGAAATTATCATTAGAAAAACttataaattcatttttatctattttcattattcttttaatattattcatatgTAAGACATTATCATCTCTATTTCCATAGTAGTTACTTAACttgtaaaaattttcattgttTTCATTACTCAAATCTTGtagtttttctttatttaaattatgaatatataattttcctttatagctagataaaaacaaaataggAAAGTttatattgtattttttaattaaattgttataaaagTCTTCTTCTATTTTCTCATCaccataattatttataattaactTTTTCATATCAATATAAGGATACACTATTATACAATTTTTaatggtttttttttttttttttttttcatttaaaatttcattgCATCTATTTATGATTTgtttccctttttttttatttttttttaaatacttaAAACTGTTGTCATctacatatataaaacaaccattatttaattcctcatttttgtttaaaataGTAACTgctttatttatattgttaTCATTTCttccttttaaaaaatgtatattacTAATTAAAGGTTGCACATACTTGTGGATaactattttaaattttaaattactaAGATTTTTCatgtaaaaaaatgttttatatattaatattggTCTACctgttaaaaatattattaatatataatcttCATCCagcttaaaaaataaaatgtttattattttttccttattGTATGTATtca
The genomic region above belongs to Plasmodium relictum strain SGS1 genome assembly, chromosome: 10 and contains:
- the PNP gene encoding purine nucleoside phosphorylase, putative, translated to MEAQRHIKLTPNQTTPVVLVVGDPGRVDKVKLLCDSYVDLAFNREYKSAECHYKGQKFLCVSHGVGSAGCAICFEELIQNGAKVIIRAGSCGTLQPQEMKIGDICICNAAVREDRVSHLLVHADFPAVGDFDVFDTLNKSAAELKVPIFNGISLSSDLYYPNKIIPSRLEDYAKTNVAVVEMELATLMVIGTLRKVKTGGIFIVDGCPLKWDEGDFDNNLIPEKLDQMIKISLEACSRLAAKYK
- a CDS encoding deoxyribodipyrimidine photo-lyase, putative, producing MLNSNFFFCFCYIFVSFYIKKSQNKNNLKLYKNLNTFVLTNNSIKKNIYFKKSYGFCTNYLYSHSFLKKKHTYFELSKQYHILFKKKMNQKDEAMKNEKDKTELIKDIFKKKEVNCNNKEEIELNEEKILENNILSEKKINEDLFKGNFNKNLLKENLNDDISKKNIEEEKSNENVNKENQKIKNNESNKAANGISKISNINNNRCNNLNNKINYNNEIKSSTKNAVKSFKKEKINDLYRKNKQTFSSFIIPQDKENTQNNDEKKKKNPYDTCKESKLSTLIKRVRCLTSFENVKDLENTEENNKKNILLLLTRDFRINDNWALIYAYEIAKKKKNNLLACTYLNRKEEVPERYIDIKLKVLKNLEESFKKVNIPFYLLTIFMIDEFMEFLRIHEINTIVCDFHPLSEQKIFIENLVHLSNKKKIKVFQVDSHNVVPLWVTSKVEEHSARTIRPKIKMHLPTFLTEYIKLESFEQNLKYPEPFEIDDVFKKLTVYKSCPLLSNFVCTEKKAHEILENFCKKKLDKFNLKRNDPNGDSNSQLSPYLNFGIISAQRCVLEVNKYAHSNPSINTVSGKESFNEEIIIRKELADNFCYYNKNYNNYNGGKNWAKESLKKHDSDKREYLYEYDDFKNAKTHNDLWNCCQLQLIKEGIIHGYLRMYWAKKILNWSENSKTALKYAIKINDDFAIDGKSPNGYVGVMWSIMGVHDQGWNERSIFGKIRFMNYNGCKRKFDINMYMSKYPKGKENALTVQKIPTITFVNYLKKRKNSANISEEKKKKKE
- the PAM16 gene encoding mitochondrial import inner membrane translocase subunit TIM16, putative, which codes for MLPFRPLSQFVFQFLIVTSTALSKALIQAYKEIIKNKKNTNFIKEKYNSCMNVEEALNILNLDKNKIYKNLNKKELMSLKDEINNRHLILHKLNEKSGPYNGSAYIQKKAKVAKDVLFNHLKLK
- a CDS encoding GTP-binding protein, putative; this encodes MINNSKYFLLKNESTKVTPYLAKPFININFLNTEELPYWLSDEHIKKSNIIFNSKIIAHPVYVAQTIHKYKPSNIPQIAIFGKSNVGKSSLINALLNYREVAQASKTPGRTRHLFIFNLLNYLSIVDLPGYGYAKVSKNLRDNWSILIEEYLNRAKNLKRALCLIDCTELFSTYDFILLDMLITKKVPFQIIVTKIDKLKVNELHNLMVKILSILDNYKKKVNLFNENAYKKNNNLKKEIYEFNINEYLHNVSSLKYFGIQELRTNLSLIALDNLNSKKLKNS